One Besnoitia besnoiti strain Bb-Ger1 chromosome VIII, whole genome shotgun sequence DNA segment encodes these proteins:
- a CDS encoding hypothetical protein (encoded by transcript BESB_081420): MGRQQKILRAEDSLSSAVGFLPSRRRQTGIRAGRTRRKNEAPPAAGLSLFPRRAKEREAENDETAGVPPMVATPVNVRRCSVQTRVFSLVLSGCVILLVLCGGTRHASRLLGGAKALGSDLSPSSRPENLSLGAERISKRGGGGPECLAPTSSDAEFIFAPLSEAPPRGRLPSSPSSAAPSPAAAGRRIPRDSASPPASPFPSGSSAAKRQAARDDAPGGLRPLRDAPFLLEKAPVDLSSPADFLALLPFRPRGGAPQALPSALPSFLLVSCARNGLLAVRPARSRSPGAREPLAAVATGHEAPVVALAAFERHPEDGFVATLDASGELRVHSVVTRAVSAPLCGPPEAATGAEEPNSLSAASACEKRLEAPWKLGGALGLRAAVSLAPDVLVRHAFLAVTGSRKITSFAVISHKGEKLFLLGDSEGWITVLSRTGTLRRRVKVTDEEGGVRHVTHQSGVVVFCTARSFAVFSVAVMDATGAVGGVDARAPISAIALDPTRQTRLAVALEDGQVLLYDLKKAALLHKLSSSSRVPLSLVFLKHVILAFGAAQGEDSFLMGFDPKAAEASRSVVRDGGASGAAFLSAERFSLDNFQVGSVASSSRIGDMHLVAALSLSGDEIRLFEPVSRHGLPPEEESWTNFRLPILVIALVAILVFRTFRTRRLSVFKPRDEPDKGGFLPAAGPRGWARRPRADDNFGDFHNKKPDLTDSAILALPADAWLLSAVGCVTFHAKERRCSFLNGSAERKPGTRAVSRLPQLKKWQQWKRWKSGQKAEEVRRQQRERRGQDGKEERRIMERLPFNPKP, translated from the exons ATGGGGCGACAACAGAAGAtcctgcgcgccgaggaTTCCTTATCCTCTGCGGTCGGCTTTCTCCcttcgcgacggcggcagacagGGATTCGGGCAGGGCGCACACGGAGGAAGAACGaggcgcctcctgcagccggcttgtctctgtttccgcgccgagcgaaagagagagaggcggagaacgaTGAAACCGCGGGAGTGCCTCCCATGGTAGCCACACCAGTAAACGTGAGAAGGTGCTCGGTCCAGACccgtgttttctctctcgtgctTTCGGGGTGTGTGATTCTACTCGTCCTGTGCGGCGGGACCCGCCACGCGTCGCGGCTCCTGGGCGGCGCCAAGGCACTCGGGTCGGACttgtcgccgtcttcgcgcccCGAAAACCTTTCATTGGGCGCGGAGCGCATCTccaagagaggaggaggcggccctGAGTGTTTGGCTCCGACCTCTTCTGACGCCGAGTTCATTTTCGCGCCCCTCAGCGAGGCGCCTCCCCGGGGTCgtctgccttcgtcgccttcttcggcggctccttcgcctgccgcagcgggcCGGCGGATTCCGCGCGACTCCGCTTCGCCACCTGCCTCTCCCTTCCCTTCGGGTTCCTCCGCTGCGAAGCGCCAGGCGgctcgcgacgacgcgcctggcggcctgcggcctcttcgAGACGCCCCCTTCCTTCTGGAGAAGGCGCCTGTGGAT CTGAGTTCCCCGGCGgacttcctcgcgcttctccccTTCCgcccgcgtggcggcgctccaCAGGCGCTTCCGA GCGCTCTCCCGAGCTTCCTCCTGgtctcctgcgcgcgcaACGGCCTGCTCGCGGTGAGACCCGCAAGGAGTCGCAGCCCAGGGGCCCGCGAGCCCCTGGCCGCAGTCGCCACAGGCCACGAGgcgcccgtcgtcgcccttgCCGCCTTCGAGAGACATCCCGAGG ATGGGTTCGTTGCGACACTCGACGCCTCAGGCGAGCTCCGCGTTCACTCCGTGGTGACGCGGGCGGTCTcagcgccgctctgcggaccgcccgaggccgcgacaggcgcggaggagcccaactcgctctctgctgcctcggct TGCGAAAAGCGACTCGAGGCGCCATGGAAACTAGGGGGAGCGCTGGGTCTGCGCGCGGCAGTCTCGTTGGCGCCCGACGTCCTCGTCCGC CACGCCTTCCTGGCCGTCACCGGCAGTCGCAAGATCACGAGCTTTGCAGTTATTTCTCACAAAGGCGAGAAGCTGTTTCTCCTGGGCGACTCAGAAGGCTGGATAAC CGTCTTGTCGCGGACAGGGACGCTCCGCAGGCGTGTCAAAGTGaccgacgaagaaggcggcgtgAGGCACGTGACGCATCAGTCGGGCGTAGTCGTCTTCTGCA cggcgcggagcttTGCAGTCTTCAGCGTGGCGGTCATGGACGCAACGGGCGCCGTGGGAGGCGTCGAC GCTCGAGCGCCCATTTCCGCAATCGCCTTGGACCCCACGCGGCAAACGCGACTGGCTGTGGCGTTGGAGGACGGCCAAGTGCTTTTATACGATTTGAAGAAGGCAGCCC TCCTTCACAAGCTTTCGAGCTCGTCGCGGGTGCCGCTGAGCCTCGTGTTCTTGAAGCACGTCATTCTCGCATTTGGCGCCGCCCAGGGAGAAGAC AGTTTTCTGATGGGGTTCGATCCCAAAGCGGCtgaggcctcgcgctcggtcgtgcgcgacggcggagctTCAGGCGCAGCTTTTCTCTCAGCTGAACGATTCTCCCTCGACAATTTCCAA gtCGGTTCGGTTGCCTCGTCGTCCCGCATCGGCGACATGCACCTTGTTGCAGCCTTGTCTCTGA gcggcgacgagatTCGCTTGTTTGAGCCTGTATCGCGTCATGGGCTGCCGCCAGAAGAGGAATCCTGGACGAACTTCCGGTTGCCAAT ACTCGTCatcgcgctcgtcgccatCCTCGTCTTTCGCACGTttcgcacgcggcgcctctccgtctttAAGCCGAGAGACGAACCCGACAAAGGGGGCTTCTTGCCGGCCGCAGGCCCACGGGGCTGGGCGCGCAGACCCCGAGCCGACGATAATTTCGGCGACTTTCAC AACAAGAAGCCAGACTTGACAGACTCAGCGATCTTGGCGCTtcccgcagacgcctggCTTTTATCGGCGGTCGGCTGCGTTACCTTCCATGCGAAGGAACGGCGATGCAGCTTTCTCAACGGCAGTGCGGAAAGAAAACCAGGGACGCGAGCCGTCTCGCGGTTGCCGCAGCTGAAGAAATGGCAGCAATGGAAGCGCTGGAAGTCGGGGCAGAAAGCGGAAGAAGTtaggagacagcagcgggagaggcgcggccaGGACGGCAAAGAGGAAAGACGGATAATGGAACGCCTGCCGTTTAACCCTAAGCCCTAA
- a CDS encoding hypothetical protein (encoded by transcript BESB_081430): MAKCGGAGGYDNPAVGLWGVCLSAQAVVALILLLVAASPHLPKEPTEDAAIAYVNAKTFAGLGTAHLITCMAMTALVFIGYFCTACFQLPLWICAILFQILCLVTSGFTGSMLTSLDSKKSSVLDEMRQTGKKPGDVVDFSEIFVDEHAGMLLAVAVLGLLMPVFISQAKSKQTSTPGHEATLYPAATIISLASAGIFLFCRASSTLAGLSSAWLIVGAVITISVSIQQCCCSRVLSIVLAAIFALGAVFAVISAAVVGKAFESGRHSMMLIDSKNPSAVPVSRLDDNEFETFKIHVLAGDGVYLLIGFCFNVSAFVFFVYSALAAFRSMCALGRKTSVATDESDNA; the protein is encoded by the coding sequence ATGGCCaagtgcggcggcgccggcgggtaCGATAACCCGGCAGTCGGCCTATGGGGTGTTTGTTTGAGTGCCCAGGCTGTGGTCGCTCTGATTCTTTTACTTGTGGCAGCCAGTCCCCATTTGCCGAAAGAACCTACAGAGGATGCCGCGATCGCATATGTTAACGCGAAGACTTTCGCGGGACTTGGCACGGCTCATCTAATTACTTGCATGGCCATGACCGCCCTCGTGTTCATCGGTTACTTCTGCACCGCTTGCTTCCAACTGCCGCTGTGGATCTGCGCCATCCTGTTCCAGATTCTGTGTCTCGTCACATCCGGTTTTACTGGCTCTATGCTGACGAGCTTGGACTCGAAAAAGAGCTCTGTTCTGGATGAGATGCGTCAGACCGGAAAGAAACCCGGCGATGTAGTGGACTTTTCTGAGATATTCGTGGACGAGCATGCGGGCATGCTCCTTGCCGTCGCTGTTCTGGGGTTACTGATGCCTGTTTTCATCAGCCAGGCTAAGTCCAAGCAGACCTCCACCCCTGGCCACGAAGCCACTCTCTATCCCGCGGCCACAATTATCTCTTTGGCGAGCGCCGGTATCTTCTTGTTTTGCCGGGCTTCCTCGACTCTTGCCGGGCTGTCCAGCGCATGGTTAATCGTGGGAGCTGTTATTACGATCTCTGTCTCCATTCAACAGTGCTGCTGCAGTCGCGTCTTGTCAATCGTGTTGGCTGCAATTTTTGCTTTGGGTGCCGTGTTCGCTGTCATCTCCGCGGCGGTTGTCGGAAAAGCATTTGAGAGCGGAAGGCATTCGATGATGTTGATTGACTCGAAGAACCCCTCTGCCGTCCCTGTTTCCCGCCTCGATGACAACGAATTCGAGACTTTCAAGATTCACGTGCTTGCAGGCGATGGTGTGTACTTGTTGATCGGATTCTGCTTCAACGTCTCTGCATTCGTCTTCTTTGTCTACTCTGCTCTCGCCGCGTTCCGTAGCATGTGCGCTCTCGGGAGGAAGACCTCGGTCGCGACCGATGAGAGCGACAACGCGTAA
- a CDS encoding hypothetical protein (encoded by transcript BESB_081440) — protein MARCKPEGGYENPAIGLWAIGCAMQLVSALILVMLASSLQSIKDVVDEDGSPEIKNVRTSVFVGLAIAQFVTSVLLMIVVIAGYFISRWFLVFSLFAGFLAEAASVASSILCGMILTGIADKNTYALEYVRSGSSQHLLPILDYSAEFGMHYHGMIVAFGVLSLASLVPFSRAQSMPPNARAMEAMVFISGAAIASVTAGVFLLQSKGLSSDITIGILWIASTALALVFVSLQKVCLPRLMSIVLAIIFVLLSIFAIVSTIVCANEFVKQKRLFASSLSIPQSQIVPWIQGLPEEDYKILKRANESADGLYFLVTAALSSSAFIFFVFSAMASFRSVFGPSRAEKLMSRDSAEEAIEAREEREENP, from the coding sequence ATGGCGCGCTGTAAACCAGAAGGCGGGTATGAGAACCCCGCTATTGGTCTTTGGGCCATCGGATGCGCCATGCAGTTGGTCTCTGCGCTTATCCTTGTGATgctcgcgtcctcgctgcagTCGATCAAAGATGTTGTCGACGAGGACGGATCGCCAGAAATCAAGAATGTGAGAACTAGTGTGTTTGTTGGTCTGGCTATCGCGCAGTTTGTCACGTCGGTGCTCTTGATGATAGTCGTCATAGCCGGGTACTTTATTTCTCGATGGTTTCTTGTCTTCTCCTTGTTTGCTGGCTTCCTTGCGGAAGCCGCCTCCGTGGCGAGCTCCATCCTGTGTGGAATGATTTTGACTGGGATAGCTGACAAGAACACCTACGCTCTCGAGTATGTGCGAAGTGGGAGCAGCCAACATTTGCTTCCGATTCTTGATTACTCCGCAGAGTTTGGCATGCACTACCACGGAATGATCGTTGCCTTCGGCGTGCTAAGCCTTGCCTCGCTTGTCCCCTTCTCGCGTGCTCAGTCGATGCCCCCCAATGCACGTGCCATGGAAGCCATGGTCTTCATCTCTGGAGCGGCGATCGCCTCGGTCACAGCAGGCGTATTTCTGCTTCAGAGCAAGGGCCTGTCATCGGATATTACTATAGGCATTCTGTGGATTGCTTCTACAGCCCTTGCGTTGGTGTTCGTATCGCTGCAGAAGGTCTGCTTGCCACGACTCATGTCGATAGTCCTTGCTATCATCTTTGTGCTTCTCAGCATTTTTGCCATAGTATCCACGATCGTGTGCGCAAATGAGTTTgtgaagcagaagaggctcttcgcttcctcgctttcAATCCCGCAGTCGCAGATTGTGCCCTGGATTCAGGGGCTTCCGGAGGAAGACTACAAGATTCTGAAGCGTGCCAATGAATCAGCGGACGGACTGTACTTCCTAGTCACTGCTGCTTTGAGCTCTTCAGCGTTCAtcttcttcgttttttcAGCAATGGCATCGTTTCGCAGTGTCTTCGGACCCTCTAGGGCTGAGAAACTTATGTCGAGGGAcagcgccgaagaagcgaTAGAAGCTCGGGAAGAACGTGAGGAGAACCCGTGA